The Flavobacteriaceae bacterium 3519-10 genome includes a window with the following:
- a CDS encoding putative oxidoreductase — MTIIITGSSTGIGYTLAEHFGRLGHKVFGLSRKDAQSAYFTTIPTDITDNAQIQLAVAQVLDSTGQIDVLINNAGMGMVGAVEDSSQEEILKLFNLNLVGSVQMMSAVLPAMRSQRSGKIINISSIGSEMGLPFRGFYSASKSALDKVTEAIRYEVSQWNINVCSLHLGDIKTKIAENRIKTNVSAPYKNTFNKVHSLMNAHVDQGTESAEVAEYIGKLLARKSWKAHYYFGKFGQKIGVPLKWFLPQNVYENLMRKYNNLD, encoded by the coding sequence ATGACGATTATTATTACTGGCAGCTCAACCGGCATCGGTTATACGCTAGCCGAACATTTCGGCCGTTTGGGCCACAAAGTTTTCGGGCTGAGCCGTAAAGATGCCCAATCTGCTTATTTCACCACCATCCCGACGGACATTACCGACAATGCACAGATCCAACTCGCCGTAGCACAAGTTCTGGACAGCACAGGACAGATCGATGTACTGATCAACAACGCGGGTATGGGTATGGTTGGTGCTGTGGAAGATTCTTCGCAGGAAGAAATCCTCAAACTTTTTAATTTGAATCTGGTGGGATCCGTACAGATGATGAGCGCTGTATTGCCTGCCATGCGCAGCCAGAGATCGGGGAAAATCATCAATATTTCAAGTATTGGGTCTGAAATGGGCTTGCCGTTCCGTGGATTTTATTCAGCTTCAAAATCGGCTCTTGATAAAGTGACAGAAGCGATCCGCTACGAAGTATCCCAGTGGAATATCAATGTCTGCTCGCTTCATCTTGGCGATATTAAAACGAAAATTGCTGAAAACCGTATTAAGACAAACGTCTCCGCACCTTACAAAAACACCTTCAACAAAGTTCACTCATTAATGAATGCACATGTTGATCAAGGTACCGAATCCGCAGAAGTTGCAGAATACATCGGGAAACTTCTGGCCAGAAAATCATGGAAAGCGCATTATTATTTTGGTAAATTCGGTCAGAAAATCGGCGTGCCGCTGAAATGGTTCCTGCCGCAGAATGTATATGAAAACCTGATGCGGAAATATAATAATCTCGATTGA
- a CDS encoding Glucose-1-phosphate thymidylyltransferase codes for MQLVFSDAQFWEDFLPLTFTRPIAEMRCGILTFSERWQRLLDISEISFITEDFLQHKFAKPAKVESLFLVPNFLPTETVLKQIKELKLGEALVYNNELLAVRINMENFSLNQIEKMTDIEGELRFYKQPTDLFSFNQEAIDFDFELITKGRVSAELSATNGFLGNREDLFIEEGASVEFSTLNTKTGKIYIGKDAEVMEGCNLRGPIALCEESKFNLGAKIYGATTVGPHCKVGGEVNNIVIFGYSNKGHDGFVGNSVIGEWCNLGADTNSSNLKNNYAEVKLWNYRTKRFANTGLQFAGLVMGDHSKTAINTQFNTGTVVGVAANIFKSGFPPNLIDSFSWGGMKGDEKFKLEKAYEVAELAMARRKVAFTEEDRNILKYIYSNL; via the coding sequence ATGCAGCTTGTTTTTTCCGACGCCCAGTTTTGGGAAGATTTTTTACCGCTCACCTTTACGCGGCCAATTGCAGAGATGCGTTGCGGAATCCTCACTTTTTCCGAAAGATGGCAGCGGCTTCTGGATATCTCCGAAATCTCATTCATCACCGAAGATTTTTTGCAGCACAAATTTGCAAAGCCAGCAAAGGTTGAAAGTCTGTTTCTGGTTCCCAACTTTCTCCCGACAGAAACTGTTCTGAAGCAGATTAAAGAGCTCAAGCTCGGTGAAGCGCTGGTGTATAATAACGAACTCCTCGCCGTGCGGATCAATATGGAAAATTTCTCTTTGAACCAGATTGAAAAAATGACTGACATTGAAGGTGAACTCCGGTTTTATAAGCAACCTACAGATTTGTTCTCATTTAATCAGGAAGCGATTGATTTCGATTTTGAATTGATTACAAAAGGAAGGGTTTCTGCTGAACTTTCAGCCACCAACGGTTTTCTTGGAAACAGGGAAGATCTGTTTATCGAAGAAGGAGCTTCTGTTGAGTTTTCGACTTTAAATACAAAAACCGGAAAAATCTATATCGGAAAAGACGCCGAAGTGATGGAAGGTTGCAACCTGCGCGGCCCGATTGCGCTGTGCGAGGAATCTAAGTTTAATCTAGGCGCGAAGATTTATGGAGCGACGACAGTCGGTCCGCACTGTAAAGTGGGTGGCGAGGTGAATAATATTGTAATTTTTGGATATTCAAACAAAGGCCACGACGGTTTTGTAGGTAATTCGGTGATTGGCGAATGGTGTAATCTCGGTGCGGATACCAATTCATCCAACCTTAAAAACAATTATGCTGAAGTAAAACTCTGGAACTACCGAACCAAACGGTTTGCAAACACCGGACTTCAATTTGCGGGATTGGTTATGGGAGATCATTCTAAAACTGCGATAAATACACAGTTTAATACCGGCACAGTTGTGGGTGTGGCTGCGAATATCTTCAAAAGCGGCTTTCCACCCAACTTAATTGATAGTTTTTCGTGGGGCGGAATGAAAGGCGACGAAAAATTCAAACTCGAAAAAGCGTACGAAGTTGCCGAACTGGCAATGGCAAGACGGAAGGTTGCTTTTACGGAGGAGGACAGAAACATTCTGAAATACATTTACAGCAATTTATAA
- a CDS encoding DNA recombination protein RmuC, with the protein METTSLIIGLFAGAIVGAVILYFVLKSAHVPRKLYDDLNGNFIRNHSELQNSTLKISDLDNFLKTEKQINQQQTELLNTLKNEMATLSAEHATLQNQFREQRELNAKQSLQIDGIRSEKEEIFGRNAELAAINESLQQSLKNQKEEIEKIQETAKNEFKNLANEILEEKSKKFTDANKENLDILLKPLGENLETFKKRVNEVYDNEARERFSLNNTIKLMMEQTTKVSQEANNLATALKGQTKTQGNWGEMILERILEDSGLCKDREYFSQYNIKTETGENQRPDFVLKLPGNQIVIIDSKVSLNAYERMCSAETEDERKQNLSLHIAAIKKHIDTLALKRYDNLKEALDFTIMFIPVEPAFLTAVQYDQQLWNYAYHKHIILLSPTNLIAYLKLISDVWKRADQNQNAEEIARQAAALYDKFEGFVSDLLNVGKKMEGAKQDYESAMKKLSTGNGNLVKATEKLRQLGVKPKKQLPNQLLERANVEEIDFANDESVTEND; encoded by the coding sequence ATGGAAACCACTTCTCTTATTATTGGTCTATTCGCCGGCGCAATTGTGGGCGCAGTAATTTTATATTTTGTCTTAAAATCTGCACATGTACCCAGAAAACTTTACGATGATCTTAACGGAAATTTTATACGAAACCATTCTGAACTCCAAAATTCAACGCTAAAAATCAGCGATTTAGATAATTTTCTGAAAACTGAGAAGCAAATTAACCAGCAACAGACCGAACTGCTGAATACGTTGAAAAACGAGATGGCTACGCTTTCGGCAGAACATGCTACCCTGCAAAACCAGTTTCGGGAGCAACGCGAACTAAACGCGAAACAGAGTTTGCAAATTGACGGAATCCGAAGTGAGAAGGAGGAGATTTTCGGACGTAACGCCGAGCTTGCGGCCATCAATGAAAGTCTCCAGCAATCGTTAAAAAATCAAAAAGAAGAAATCGAAAAGATTCAGGAAACGGCGAAGAATGAATTTAAAAATCTCGCAAACGAAATTCTCGAAGAAAAATCGAAAAAATTCACCGATGCCAATAAAGAGAACCTCGATATTCTTTTAAAACCACTTGGCGAAAACCTCGAAACTTTCAAAAAGCGCGTGAATGAGGTGTACGACAACGAAGCGCGCGAAAGATTTTCACTCAACAATACCATCAAACTGATGATGGAACAAACTACAAAAGTGAGTCAGGAAGCCAATAATTTGGCGACCGCGCTGAAAGGTCAGACCAAAACACAGGGAAACTGGGGTGAAATGATTCTCGAAAGAATTCTGGAAGATTCCGGGCTTTGCAAAGACCGCGAATATTTTTCTCAGTATAATATTAAAACCGAAACCGGCGAAAACCAAAGGCCCGATTTCGTGCTTAAACTTCCTGGAAACCAAATCGTGATCATCGACTCTAAAGTTTCGTTGAATGCTTATGAACGAATGTGTTCCGCAGAAACCGAGGACGAAAGAAAACAGAATCTGAGCCTGCATATCGCGGCCATAAAAAAACACATCGATACCCTCGCGCTGAAACGTTACGATAATCTTAAAGAAGCGCTGGATTTCACGATCATGTTTATTCCCGTGGAACCTGCGTTCCTCACTGCGGTGCAATACGATCAGCAACTTTGGAATTACGCGTACCACAAGCATATTATTTTACTCAGCCCCACAAATCTTATTGCTTATCTTAAATTGATTTCTGATGTGTGGAAGCGTGCGGACCAGAACCAAAACGCGGAGGAAATCGCAAGGCAGGCGGCAGCACTTTACGACAAATTCGAAGGTTTTGTTTCTGATCTGCTGAACGTCGGCAAAAAGATGGAAGGAGCCAAACAGGATTATGAAAGCGCGATGAAAAAACTGTCGACAGGAAACGGAAATCTTGTAAAAGCCACCGAAAAACTGCGCCAGCTTGGTGTGAAACCTAAGAAACAACTTCCCAACCAGTTGCTCGAAAGGGCGAATGTAGAGGAAATTGATTTTGCTAACGACGAAAGCGTAACCGAAAATGATTGA
- a CDS encoding Rhodanese domain protein produces the protein MQLYNTLSAEERARLIDEAGKQRLTLSFYAYAKISDPKKFRDELFIAWNALDALGRIYVAHEGINAQMSIPADHFEAFRETLEVYDFMKGIRLNVAREHDDHSFLKLTIKVRNKIVADGLNDETFDVTNKGIHLKAKEFNTLLDDPDTIVVDFRNHYESEVGHFKGAITPDVETFRESLPIINEQLQDFKEDKNLLMYCTGGIRCEKASAYFKHQGFKNVFQLEGGIIEYARQIKEENIESKFIGKNFVFDHRLGERITDDVVSQCHQCGKPCDNHTNCFNDACHLLFIQCDDCKTAMENCCSVECLETIHLPLEEQAKLRKGLQVGNKIFKKGKSDALKFKNSGNLRDQPLAKANTKNIRQKIAVKKVLVGKAEHYYTKSKISQFLINSNGLSAGDKVLISGPTTGEQEFTIKEMFANGGPCETANKGDQITFETPFRIRLSDKIYKIVAEN, from the coding sequence ATGCAACTGTACAACACTTTAAGCGCAGAAGAAAGAGCCCGTCTTATTGATGAAGCCGGTAAGCAACGCCTTACTTTGTCTTTCTATGCGTACGCCAAAATCTCAGATCCCAAAAAATTTCGCGACGAATTATTTATAGCCTGGAATGCACTCGATGCACTCGGCCGCATTTATGTTGCGCACGAAGGAATCAACGCTCAGATGAGCATTCCGGCAGATCATTTTGAAGCTTTCCGCGAAACGCTCGAAGTGTATGATTTCATGAAAGGCATCCGTCTGAATGTCGCCAGAGAGCATGATGACCATTCTTTTTTAAAATTGACCATCAAAGTCAGAAATAAAATTGTCGCCGACGGTTTGAATGATGAAACTTTTGATGTTACCAATAAAGGAATTCACCTTAAAGCCAAAGAATTCAACACTTTACTTGATGATCCGGACACGATTGTGGTTGATTTCAGAAACCATTACGAAAGTGAAGTCGGCCATTTTAAAGGAGCAATTACTCCTGATGTAGAAACTTTCAGGGAAAGTTTGCCGATCATTAATGAGCAGTTACAGGATTTTAAAGAAGATAAGAACCTGCTGATGTACTGCACAGGTGGTATCCGCTGCGAAAAAGCCAGCGCATATTTCAAGCACCAAGGTTTTAAAAACGTCTTCCAGCTTGAAGGCGGAATCATTGAATATGCACGCCAGATCAAAGAAGAAAATATAGAAAGTAAGTTCATCGGTAAAAACTTCGTGTTCGATCACCGGTTAGGAGAAAGAATTACGGACGATGTAGTTTCGCAGTGCCACCAGTGCGGAAAACCGTGTGATAACCACACCAATTGCTTTAACGACGCGTGTCACCTGCTGTTTATTCAGTGCGACGATTGTAAAACAGCGATGGAAAACTGCTGTTCTGTGGAATGTCTGGAAACCATTCATTTGCCTTTGGAAGAGCAGGCGAAGTTGCGCAAAGGTTTACAGGTTGGGAACAAAATTTTCAAAAAAGGAAAATCAGACGCGCTGAAGTTTAAAAATTCAGGTAATTTGAGGGATCAGCCTTTAGCAAAAGCCAACACGAAAAATATCCGCCAAAAAATTGCTGTGAAAAAAGTGCTCGTAGGCAAAGCCGAACATTATTACACAAAATCGAAAATCTCGCAGTTTTTAATTAACAGTAACGGGTTATCGGCAGGCGATAAGGTGTTGATCAGCGGGCCTACAACTGGCGAACAGGAATTTACAATCAAGGAAATGTTTGCGAACGGCGGACCGTGCGAAACCGCAAATAAAGGAGATCAAATTACGTTTGAAACGCCTTTCAGAATCCGGTTATCGGATAAAATTTATAAAATTGTTGCGGAAAATTAA
- a CDS encoding putative rRNA methylase — MIESLQNEKIKHLTRLLTDNRFRKKSGTFAVEGKQENERARKFGYEPVEYFLCESIFDEDFPAGKISLVSEKVYEKVAYRGSSEGIIGIYNTKSFNLNAFAIKEDSSVIIIESVEKPGNLGAVLRSCEAFGIDALIITDPKVDFYNPNVIRSSVGCLFGMDIFQSENNALLDFLESNHFKIFTTRMSDDATDIFNQDFGGRSALVFGTEHSGLSDFWIGKGTNTLVPMTGSIDSLNLSNAVAVSGYEILRQKLQKST, encoded by the coding sequence ATGATTGAAAGCCTTCAGAACGAAAAAATAAAACATCTGACGCGCCTGCTCACCGATAACCGATTTCGAAAAAAATCAGGAACGTTTGCAGTGGAAGGAAAACAGGAAAACGAACGCGCACGTAAATTTGGCTACGAACCTGTTGAGTATTTTCTATGCGAAAGCATCTTTGACGAAGATTTCCCGGCAGGAAAAATAAGTCTTGTTTCGGAGAAAGTGTATGAAAAAGTAGCTTACCGCGGCAGCTCAGAGGGAATTATCGGAATCTATAACACCAAAAGTTTTAATCTTAATGCTTTTGCAATAAAGGAAGATTCCTCAGTGATCATCATCGAAAGTGTGGAAAAACCGGGAAATCTCGGCGCTGTACTCAGAAGCTGTGAGGCTTTTGGTATCGATGCACTGATTATCACAGATCCAAAGGTAGATTTTTACAATCCTAATGTAATCCGCTCAAGTGTGGGATGCTTATTCGGGATGGATATTTTCCAGTCGGAAAATAACGCATTACTCGATTTTCTGGAGAGCAACCATTTTAAAATCTTCACAACACGCATGTCTGACGACGCGACCGACATCTTTAACCAGGATTTTGGCGGGAGAAGTGCATTAGTTTTCGGAACCGAGCATTCAGGCCTAAGCGACTTCTGGATCGGAAAGGGAACAAATACACTGGTTCCCATGACGGGCAGCATAGATTCGCTTAATCTGAGCAATGCTGTAGCTGTTAGCGGTTACGAGATCCTCAGACAAAAACTTCAGAAAAGCACATAA
- a CDS encoding 5,10-methylenetetrahydrofolate reductase, whose product MKITEHIKNANGKTLFSLEVVPPQKGSGIEDLYRNIDPLMEFKPPFIDVTTSREEYIYIDKGNGLMERKITRMRPGTLGICSAIQHKYDVDTVPHVLCGGFSQEETEYLLVDCMYLGIENVMALRGDAMKGQQYFEPTVGGHKNAMDLVRQMNDLGRGKYLHEDKTCDENNKFCIGVAGYPEKHIEAPSMNYDLKWLKQKVDAGADYVVTQMFFDNTKFIEFVKEARAIGINVPIIPGIKPVAAKSHLQMLPKVFKIDLPEALISEVEKAKDNAAVKQIGIEWTISQCRELLDFGVPVLHFYSMGKSDNIKQIARELF is encoded by the coding sequence ATGAAAATTACAGAACATATAAAAAACGCTAACGGCAAAACCCTTTTTTCGCTTGAAGTGGTGCCACCTCAGAAGGGTAGCGGCATCGAAGATTTATACCGGAACATCGATCCGCTGATGGAGTTTAAGCCGCCGTTTATTGACGTCACAACTTCGCGTGAAGAGTATATTTATATCGATAAAGGCAATGGCCTGATGGAGCGGAAGATCACGCGGATGCGACCCGGGACGCTTGGGATATGCTCGGCGATTCAGCATAAGTATGATGTAGATACCGTTCCGCACGTGCTTTGCGGTGGTTTCTCACAAGAAGAAACCGAATATTTGCTCGTCGACTGTATGTATTTAGGAATTGAAAATGTGATGGCTTTACGTGGAGATGCAATGAAAGGTCAGCAGTATTTTGAACCCACAGTTGGCGGCCACAAAAATGCGATGGATCTCGTGAGGCAGATGAACGATTTGGGTCGCGGAAAATATCTGCACGAGGATAAGACATGTGACGAAAATAACAAATTCTGTATCGGCGTGGCGGGTTATCCCGAGAAACATATCGAAGCACCCTCGATGAATTATGACCTGAAATGGCTCAAACAGAAAGTGGATGCGGGCGCAGATTATGTGGTGACGCAGATGTTTTTCGACAACACAAAATTTATTGAGTTTGTGAAAGAGGCCAGAGCGATTGGAATAAACGTTCCGATAATACCCGGAATTAAGCCTGTTGCTGCCAAAAGCCACCTCCAAATGCTGCCTAAAGTATTTAAAATTGATTTGCCTGAAGCGCTGATTTCAGAAGTGGAAAAAGCGAAGGACAATGCTGCGGTGAAGCAGATCGGGATTGAATGGACCATTAGTCAGTGCCGCGAACTGCTGGATTTTGGGGTGCCGGTGCTGCACTTTTATTCGATGGGAAAAAGCGATAATATTAAGCAGATTGCGCGCGAACTGTTCTAA
- a CDS encoding LSU ribosomal protein L31p, with the protein MKNGIHPENYRLVVFKDMSNDETFVCKSTADTKDTIEYEGETYPLVKMEISSTSHPFYTGKVKLVDTAGRVDKFMNKYKKFSK; encoded by the coding sequence ATGAAAAACGGAATCCACCCGGAAAATTATAGACTTGTTGTTTTCAAAGATATGAGTAATGACGAGACTTTTGTGTGTAAATCTACTGCAGATACTAAAGACACCATCGAGTACGAAGGAGAAACTTATCCATTGGTAAAAATGGAGATCTCTTCTACTTCTCACCCTTTTTACACTGGAAAAGTGAAGTTGGTTGACACTGCTGGTAGAGTTGACAAATTTATGAACAAGTACAAAAAATTCTCAAAATAA
- a CDS encoding 5-Enolpyruvylshikimate-3-phosphate synthase — translation MFLQKSKLTGNKTIEISGSKSISNRLLILQHLVKNIKIINLSDSQDTQLLQEALNSDKDLIDVHHAGTAMRFLTSYFAIQDGKTVTLTGSARMKQRPIKNLVDALRDLGADIQYLENEGFPPLKIVGKNLEKNTVTISADISSQFITSLMLVGAKLENGLQINLSGKITSKPYLEMTLKILRTLEIPNQWTGNTISISPAIRSQKSSQPVPFVVESDWSSASYFYSLAAISRETVNLRCFKPYSLQGDSVLKEIYWKFFGVNTISEGAESRISLMPEPFFSLPESISLDMNDCPDIAQTLCVTATALQIPFGITGLATLKVKETDRLLALKNELFKIGCIVEITDDSISSVKFFDPNENICIATYNDHRMAMSFAPYCLVKSLTIENAEVVEKSYPKFWDDLNEITVITD, via the coding sequence ATGTTTCTGCAGAAAAGTAAATTAACAGGTAACAAAACGATAGAGATCAGCGGTTCGAAAAGCATTTCGAATCGCTTATTGATTTTGCAGCATCTCGTAAAGAACATTAAGATCATCAATCTGTCCGATTCTCAGGACACGCAGCTTCTGCAGGAGGCTTTAAACAGCGATAAAGACCTCATCGATGTTCATCATGCCGGTACCGCAATGCGCTTTCTCACTTCCTATTTTGCGATTCAGGATGGGAAAACAGTTACACTGACAGGCTCAGCGCGAATGAAACAGCGGCCGATTAAAAATTTGGTTGACGCATTGCGGGATTTGGGCGCAGATATACAATATCTTGAAAACGAAGGATTTCCGCCGCTTAAAATCGTAGGGAAAAACCTAGAGAAAAACACGGTGACTATTTCCGCAGATATTTCGAGCCAGTTTATTACTTCACTTATGCTGGTCGGCGCAAAACTCGAAAACGGCCTTCAGATCAACCTCAGCGGAAAGATCACTTCGAAACCCTATCTCGAGATGACTTTGAAAATCCTGCGGACGCTCGAAATTCCGAACCAATGGACGGGGAACACAATTTCTATTTCGCCGGCAATACGATCGCAAAAAAGTTCGCAGCCGGTTCCGTTTGTTGTCGAAAGCGACTGGAGTTCCGCATCGTACTTCTACTCGTTGGCAGCAATTTCTCGTGAAACTGTAAATCTAAGATGCTTTAAACCTTATTCTCTTCAGGGCGATTCGGTTTTGAAGGAAATTTACTGGAAGTTTTTCGGAGTGAATACCATCTCAGAAGGCGCAGAATCCAGGATCTCACTGATGCCCGAACCTTTCTTTTCACTGCCGGAAAGCATTTCTCTCGATATGAACGACTGTCCGGACATCGCACAAACGCTTTGCGTAACGGCCACAGCCTTGCAAATCCCTTTCGGGATCACAGGACTCGCCACTTTAAAAGTGAAGGAAACGGACCGTCTTTTGGCTTTAAAAAATGAACTGTTCAAGATCGGCTGCATCGTAGAAATAACCGATGACAGCATTTCGTCTGTAAAATTTTTCGATCCGAATGAAAACATTTGCATCGCTACCTATAACGACCACCGGATGGCGATGAGTTTTGCGCCGTACTGTTTAGTAAAATCCTTAACCATAGAAAACGCGGAAGTTGTAGAAAAATCCTACCCGAAATTCTGGGACGATCTCAATGAAATCACCGTTATAACAGATTGA
- a CDS encoding 5-formyltetrahydrofolate cyclo-ligase produces the protein MALRRSAIFCLNLNMNKSEIRKLYLAKRKGLPIEELMRMSEEIFKNFIAEFKPVTNQKVHCFLSITDKHEVNTVPFLNYFFTNSIRVFVPKIVDGKMISLEINSDTRLVKNSWGIAEPESSKDSGESSFDFVLVPLLYADRSGNRVGYGKGFYDTFFATVNANAFKIGLNFFSPAEEISDVWENDVSLDYLVTPTEVLSFAGGTSKFTK, from the coding sequence ATGGCGCTCCGTAGGAGCGCTATTTTTTGTCTAAATTTGAATATGAACAAATCGGAAATCCGCAAACTGTACCTCGCAAAAAGAAAAGGACTTCCCATCGAGGAACTTATGCGGATGTCAGAAGAAATCTTTAAAAATTTCATTGCTGAATTTAAACCTGTTACCAACCAGAAAGTGCACTGTTTTTTATCAATTACGGACAAACATGAAGTGAATACAGTGCCGTTTTTAAATTACTTCTTCACCAATTCAATACGCGTGTTTGTTCCTAAAATAGTGGACGGTAAAATGATTTCGCTCGAAATTAACTCAGATACAAGATTGGTTAAAAATTCCTGGGGGATTGCTGAGCCCGAAAGTAGTAAAGATTCGGGTGAATCTTCATTTGATTTTGTGCTCGTTCCGCTGTTATATGCCGACCGTTCGGGCAACCGCGTAGGATATGGTAAAGGTTTTTACGACACTTTTTTTGCCACTGTGAATGCGAATGCTTTTAAAATAGGTCTCAATTTTTTTAGCCCTGCTGAAGAGATCAGTGATGTTTGGGAAAATGATGTTTCGCTCGACTATCTCGTTACACCAACTGAAGTGCTGTCCTTTGCTGGTGGCACATCAAAATTTACGAAATAG